A region from the Sulfurivermis fontis genome encodes:
- a CDS encoding glucosaminidase domain-containing protein, with protein sequence MMHWLRWLVRFKLLLLAAAAPLLLAAILYWFLVRPYVAGVPAPIPLPELEVASAEHMETLFAGYNYHWPPQGPLPRIAIVRFPDDIGRVEVTRKKALFFRGLLPLVEAENAHIRAQRRYIEERFALGPLRPGTRNWNQVEKLAELYRVPGDLNDPVVREILLRRVDEVPAALVLAQAANESAWGTSRFAREANNLFGLWTYKKDLGMVPAQRMEGARHYVRVFPDLRSSVRVYLFNLNIGHAYVDMRRARAALRLAGAAFDAEHLAAGLLRYSERGAEYVAEIQRMIRSNGLGQLGPLQLAPEEP encoded by the coding sequence ATGATGCACTGGCTGCGCTGGCTGGTGCGCTTCAAGTTGTTGCTGCTGGCCGCGGCGGCGCCGCTGCTGCTGGCGGCCATCCTTTACTGGTTCCTGGTGCGTCCCTATGTGGCCGGCGTGCCGGCGCCGATCCCCTTGCCTGAGCTGGAGGTGGCCTCGGCGGAGCACATGGAGACCCTCTTTGCCGGTTATAACTACCACTGGCCGCCACAGGGGCCGCTGCCGCGTATCGCCATCGTTCGTTTCCCGGATGACATCGGCCGGGTCGAGGTGACACGCAAGAAGGCACTGTTCTTCCGCGGCCTGCTGCCGCTGGTCGAGGCGGAGAATGCGCATATCCGCGCCCAGCGCCGCTATATCGAGGAACGTTTCGCCCTCGGTCCGCTGCGTCCGGGCACGCGCAACTGGAATCAGGTGGAGAAACTGGCGGAGTTGTACCGTGTGCCCGGCGACCTGAATGACCCGGTGGTGCGCGAGATCCTGCTGCGCCGTGTCGACGAGGTGCCTGCCGCGCTGGTGCTGGCGCAGGCCGCCAATGAAAGCGCCTGGGGTACCTCGCGCTTCGCGCGCGAGGCCAACAATCTGTTCGGCCTGTGGACCTACAAAAAGGATCTCGGCATGGTGCCGGCCCAGCGCATGGAAGGGGCCAGGCATTACGTGCGCGTGTTTCCCGACCTGCGCAGTTCGGTGCGCGTCTACCTGTTCAATCTCAACATCGGTCACGCCTATGTCGATATGCGCCGCGCCCGCGCGGCGCTGCGTCTGGCCGGCGCCGCATTCGATGCCGAACATCTGGCCGCGGGGTTGCTGCGCTACTCCGAGCGCGGTGCGGAGTATGTGGCGGAGATACAGCGCATGATCCGCAGCAATGGTCTGGGGCAACTCGGTCCTTTGCAGCTGGCCCCCGAAGAGCCCTGA
- a CDS encoding YchE family NAAT transporter: MQEWAEYAKFFAGLLAIVNPVGAIPVFIGLTDGMTVRRRHHTALLSALAVGAVLLVALFTGEAILSFFGITIASFRVGGGILILLIAVSMMHARLSPAKQTDEEAQDAAEKESVAVVPLAIPLLAGPGAISTIIVYTHRSSAPTHYLMLGIEILLMALIVWVVFRTAPLLSQRLGRTGINVLTRIMGLILAAIAVEFMANGLRQLLPGLA; this comes from the coding sequence ATGCAGGAGTGGGCTGAATACGCCAAGTTTTTTGCCGGTCTGCTCGCCATCGTCAATCCGGTCGGTGCCATCCCGGTATTCATCGGCCTGACCGATGGCATGACGGTGCGCCGGCGCCACCACACCGCATTGCTGTCCGCCCTGGCGGTGGGGGCGGTGCTATTGGTTGCGCTGTTCACCGGTGAGGCGATTCTGAGTTTCTTCGGTATCACCATCGCTTCGTTCCGCGTCGGCGGCGGCATCCTGATCCTGCTCATCGCCGTGTCGATGATGCATGCCAGACTGAGCCCGGCCAAGCAGACCGACGAGGAGGCACAGGATGCCGCGGAAAAGGAGTCGGTGGCGGTGGTGCCGCTGGCGATTCCGCTGCTCGCCGGGCCGGGCGCGATCAGTACCATCATTGTCTACACCCACCGCTCCTCGGCGCCGACCCACTACCTCATGCTGGGTATCGAGATCCTGCTCATGGCGCTCATCGTCTGGGTGGTGTTCCGTACCGCGCCCTTGCTGTCGCAGCGTCTGGGGCGCACCGGCATCAACGTGCTGACGCGTATCATGGGCCTGATCCTGGCGGCCATTGCCGTGGAATTCATGGCCAACGGCCTGCGCCAGCTGTTGCCGGGACTAGCCTGA
- a CDS encoding inositol monophosphatase family protein, translating into MAVELEQLCAVVLPLARQELLPRFNRVAAAVKADGSVVTEADLACQQAVSAALAAHWPQIPLLGEEMTTAEQQRLLADSAAGLWCLDPLDGTSNFAAGIPYFALALAYIRHGEVQLGLVYDPVRDECFSAARGQGAWLNGVPLRTRATGLALARCVALVDFKRLTPALATRLACSPPFASQRNFGSSALDWCQLAAGRGQLYLHGRQNLWDYAAGSLILAEAGGCAETLQGEPVLHVGLQPRSVVATLDPALFGPWRAWIAAAGG; encoded by the coding sequence ATGGCTGTCGAGCTGGAACAGTTGTGCGCGGTGGTCCTGCCACTGGCGCGGCAGGAACTGCTGCCGCGCTTCAACCGTGTCGCCGCCGCCGTCAAGGCCGACGGCAGTGTCGTCACCGAGGCGGACCTGGCCTGCCAACAGGCGGTGAGCGCCGCGCTGGCGGCGCACTGGCCGCAGATCCCGCTGCTGGGCGAGGAGATGACGACGGCCGAACAGCAGCGCCTGCTGGCCGATTCAGCCGCAGGCCTGTGGTGTCTCGACCCGCTGGACGGCACCAGCAATTTCGCTGCTGGCATTCCCTATTTCGCTCTCGCCCTGGCCTATATCCGCCATGGCGAGGTGCAGCTCGGCCTGGTCTATGACCCGGTGCGCGACGAGTGCTTCAGCGCGGCGCGTGGTCAGGGGGCCTGGCTCAACGGCGTGCCGCTGCGTACCCGCGCCACCGGGCTGGCGCTGGCGCGCTGCGTGGCGCTGGTCGATTTCAAGCGTCTGACGCCTGCGCTGGCCACGCGTCTGGCCTGTTCACCACCCTTTGCCTCGCAACGCAATTTCGGTTCCTCGGCGCTGGATTGGTGTCAGCTTGCCGCCGGTCGCGGCCAACTCTACCTGCACGGGCGGCAGAACCTGTGGGATTACGCCGCCGGCAGCCTGATCCTCGCCGAGGCCGGTGGTTGCGCCGAGACCCTGCAGGGCGAGCCGGTACTGCATGTCGGCCTGCAGCCACGCTCCGTGGTGGCGACGTTGGACCCGGCGCTGTTCGGGCCGTGGCGCGCGTGGATTGCCGCGGCGGGTGGTTGA
- a CDS encoding oxidoreductase encodes MVDDPDSDLFVGLQELSAGAFPKVCPNCGRTYENLAQFLELTVPAGGRSGLKAALDDDDRPVVELFRNCVCGSTLMDFCRSRRDESQDGQRRRATFNRMLDVLVRRGLAREVAHRELLKLTRGERSEMIDSLLRAAN; translated from the coding sequence ATGGTCGATGACCCGGATTCGGATCTGTTCGTCGGCTTGCAGGAGCTGAGCGCCGGCGCCTTTCCCAAGGTTTGTCCCAATTGCGGGCGGACCTACGAGAATCTGGCGCAGTTCCTTGAACTCACGGTGCCGGCCGGTGGTCGTAGCGGACTCAAGGCGGCGCTGGATGATGATGACCGGCCGGTGGTCGAACTGTTCCGCAACTGTGTCTGCGGTTCCACCCTGATGGATTTCTGTCGTTCGCGCCGTGATGAGTCACAGGATGGCCAGCGTCGTCGTGCTACGTTTAACCGTATGCTGGACGTGTTGGTGCGGCGTGGTCTGGCGCGGGAAGTGGCGCACCGGGAATTGCTCAAACTCACGCGCGGCGAGCGCAGCGAGATGATCGACAGCCTGTTGCGGGCTGCCAACTAG
- a CDS encoding adenylate/guanylate cyclase domain-containing protein, translating into MSAYLTFMRDKQTERVPCGNALTIGRDKNNNIVLTDLLVSRNHAMVRRLGGGDYYIIDSGSSNGTSVNGGRVSAPTRLRNGDRIAIGLTEFVFEQGIQPDRFNDSISFQQTVIFHAPVIKEITVLVADIRNYTGLSEQVPIQTLSRLMSKWFQDVSDIIQDSGGTIDKFIGDCVFVRWDNERVQDNVMQALRTAWRIAEVTARLKLSFPELPQPLRIGAGINTGLASLGIGADNTALGDAVNTAFRLESATKELGCDIALSETSYRHLHERYWRGKQQELALRGKQEPVRLLALDFARLELILRESG; encoded by the coding sequence ATGTCCGCCTATCTGACCTTCATGAGAGACAAGCAGACGGAGCGGGTGCCGTGCGGCAATGCCCTGACCATCGGTCGCGACAAGAACAACAACATCGTGCTCACCGACCTGCTGGTGTCGCGCAATCATGCCATGGTGCGGCGCCTGGGCGGCGGTGACTATTACATCATCGACAGCGGCAGCTCCAACGGCACCTCGGTCAACGGTGGGCGGGTCTCGGCCCCCACCCGGCTGCGCAACGGCGATCGCATCGCCATCGGGCTGACGGAATTCGTGTTCGAGCAGGGCATCCAGCCGGACCGTTTCAATGATTCCATCTCCTTCCAGCAAACCGTCATCTTCCACGCCCCGGTGATCAAGGAGATCACCGTACTGGTGGCCGATATCCGCAACTACACCGGGCTGTCCGAGCAGGTGCCGATCCAAACCTTGTCGCGGCTGATGAGCAAATGGTTCCAGGATGTCAGCGATATCATCCAGGACAGCGGCGGCACGATCGACAAGTTCATCGGTGACTGCGTGTTCGTGCGCTGGGACAACGAGCGGGTGCAGGACAATGTGATGCAGGCACTGCGCACGGCGTGGCGGATCGCCGAGGTCACCGCCCGCCTCAAGCTCTCCTTTCCCGAACTGCCGCAACCCTTGCGCATCGGTGCCGGTATCAATACCGGCCTGGCCTCCCTTGGCATCGGTGCCGACAACACCGCCCTGGGCGATGCAGTGAATACCGCCTTCCGCCTGGAGAGCGCCACCAAGGAACTGGGTTGCGACATCGCCCTGAGCGAGACCTCCTACCGCCATCTGCATGAGCGCTACTGGCGCGGCAAGCAGCAGGAACTCGCTCTCAGGGGCAAGCAGGAACCGGTGCGCTTGCTGGCGCTCGACTTTGCCCGGCTGGAACTGATATTGCGGGAGAGTGGCTGA